One region of Miscanthus floridulus cultivar M001 chromosome 19, ASM1932011v1, whole genome shotgun sequence genomic DNA includes:
- the LOC136529201 gene encoding uncharacterized protein has product MDFHRHSLLTTLGFAALTGNSALAIYRSRDDPRAVAFVAGAYGGIALLFHFLRRFERGEGEGDGGRTKAAVWVLTTLLTAMFAARVAPLMPPAIGALVYLTAAGTAGAGFWALFLHRH; this is encoded by the coding sequence ATGGACTTCCACCGCCACAGCTTACTGACCACGCTGGGCTTCGCCGCGCTGACGGGCAACTCGGCGCTCGCCATCTACAGGTCGCGCGACGACCCCCGCGCCGTCGCGTTCGTGGCCGGCGCCTACGGAGGCATCGCGCTGCTCTTCCACTTCCTGCGCAGGTTCGAGcgcggggaaggggaaggggacggGGGCAGGACCAAGGCGGCGGTCTGGGTGCTCACCACGCTGCTCACGGCTATGTTCGCCGCCAGGGTCGCTCCGCTGATGCCGCCGGCCATCGGCGCCTTGGTGTACCTGACGGCGGCCGGAACCGCCGGGGCCGGATTCTGGGCCTTGTTTCTCCATCGCCATTGA